In the genome of Candidatus Limnocylindrales bacterium, the window GCTCCGGTATTCAAATAAAATCTATCCCGCTTCCCACCCACATCGGTTCCGTTACTTGCTCCGATAGTTATGAACAAATCCAGATCCCCGTCATTATCGAAGTCTCCCCATGCGGAGCCGTGATAGTCTTGCTCTGCTACAATACCGGAGTTTTGTTGAATATTCGTAAACGTTCCATTTCCATTATTTTGATACAACCGAGGAGCAAGTTCATAGTGATTATCCACAAAGAGGTCGAGATTTCCATCATTATTGAAATCACCCCAGATGGGATTTCCAAAGGTATAGCCTTCCGGGGAAAGTCCTGAAGAAAGTGTAACATCGGTAAAAGTGGGAATTACCAGTCGTTTTCGTAGCTCCCCCTGAACTCCCTTTGCTTCTAACACAATTCGATCGGGATTAGTCAATACAGTGACGAGGCCATATCCCGCATTTCCATTGTTACCGGATATAATTCCTTCACTCCAGGTTCCTTTGGGACCAGAGTCTCCACTCAAAAGGTTCGTATGGGGAACATTAAGCTCAGGAAGCCCGGCAAAAGTTCCGTCATCGATCCCACCTCCTGAATGTAAGTCTGCAGAGATAAGGATAACCCCCTGGATGTTGTTCTGTCGGATAAAATCTAAAATTTCGATCCGTTCTGTGTTATAAGCTCCCCAACTATCCCTGGGCTTACAGGTGGGATTAAAGCATACGGTGGAGATCAAAAACTTCCATCGAGCTGTTGAGGCTAATAAGCCGGCTTTTAGCCAATCTTTCTGCCCATCGGGAATATGATCCCCGTCAAGCATGGACTTCTCCGGTCCATCCGGGTCGGTACTGGGATCTCTTTGGGACCGTAGGTCCAACATGAAAAATTCGGCCTGACCGTAAGTAAATTTATACCAGATACCGCCTGTGGGGTTCGCCAAGTCAGGGGATGGGTAATACTCCCGAAAAGCTCGTATGGCATCTGCCCGCCCCGGAAACGTCTTGTCCCCATTATTGGTTCCATAATCATGATCGTCATAAACATGGAATAAAGGAAATCGAGGAGCGAGGTAATAAAAGAAATCAAACCCCGAAGCAGTATATAATCCTCGAACTTCCCGGTGCATGCGCCGCATCTCTTCCAGTGTCTGAGGATCTCTGTGATCAAAATCGCCAATCTGAAGGATAAAGGCCGGAGACTCTGCGGTTACCTGGGTATAAACCGGAGCCGGAACGGTAGGATATTTTTTAGTATTGATGAGATCTGCCAGAATAGCAAAACGGAAATCTCTAGCTGTACCGGGAGGAGGAAAGGTGGTAAAGGAGGGAAAAGGAGTAATCTGTTGAGGAAAACCATCCACCAGAACACGATAAGAGTAACGCGTCTCAGGTTTCAGGCCATTAAGCGTAATAAGGGTTGTAAAGTCCGTATCTGTTCCTGTCAGAACAGGAGCAGTCTGAAGAGGTGAGGTAAGGGCCGCATCCTCAGAAAATTCAATAACCACAGACGCGGCACTATCGGTCCGGACAAAAACTTTGGCAGAAGTATCTGTTACAGCGCCAACCAATGGACCATCGGTCTGAACAGCAGCTAACAAAGGTTCTACCGGTAAAAGTAAGAAGACGAAAGACAAAAGACAAAAAATAAAGACCCCAGGTAGGGTGTCTTTATCGAATCTAACTGAAGAAATAAAAGGGAAAAGATCATGGTTCGTAGGTTCTTTTGGTTTTTGCTTTTTTAAATAAAAAAGCGAGAGCAGGAAAACTCTCCTTTTCATTTTTATTGGTTTCCTTTCATTTTTCCAGAGGCGATTCATTTAAAACTTCTATTTTTGCCGACCTCAGGATCTGGAGGGTTTCTCGATATAATCGCCTGGCTTCAGGCAGGTTATTACGATGGAGATGATCTATGATTTGGTTCAGTTTGGTTTGAGCTTCAAGAAGTTGATCCCCAACCTGGGGATAGTCTTTCTGGAGGAGATCCAGGGTATTTCTGGCTTCCTGGAATTCCTCTATGGATTTAGGTAAGTCCCGGGTAGAAAGTGCCCTTCTAGCCTGGCGCAATTGTTGGGTTAGTTGGCGAATTGTAGAAGTGGAAAGTTCATTGCCAAGGGGTTTCGATCCTTCCAGGGTGGAGGTTCCATTATCTATTGTTTCTGAGCTTTTACTTGTACCGGACTTTTGAAATTCAGAAGATTTGACCGAGACCCTTTGAAGTTGGGTAGCTGCAAATTGGATATCTTCCCTAAACTCTGGATTAACCACATCAAACTCATAAATTTCCAGGTAACTCGCTCCTCCTGCAAGGCCATTTTCTATAGCTTTTCGTAAGTTCCCCACCCGATTGGCCGTACCCAACATCTGAAATCCAATCGTCGTTTGCTTACTGAACTGTTGCAGGACCTTTAACCTTTCGGGGGAGGTATTAGCACTTAACCAATTTCCCTGGATAAACAACCGGCTCTTATAGGTCCCGAGGCCATAATCGATAATTTGTTGAGGAAGCTCCCGGTTTCCTAGGATTTGAAAAGCCATGTTTAAGACAATCGCTTTATTTGGAAAGGCCCTGGCATAGGCATCTATGCATTGTTTCCAGGCATCGAGTAGTTTAGCCGGGGTATACCCAAAACTTTCCCAGTCTTTTTCTTTACCTCGGAGATGGAATTCCACTGAAGTAACGGTAGGCCCTGCAACGGCAACCGCATAAAGGTTAGGATTGGCCCGGTATCGCTTTCCCAGATTATCGATAAAATTTGTCCACTTAGCTAAATAAACGGGATCCCAGGGGACCGGTAGAGAAGGCAGTCTATCCTGAACAGGGGGTCCACCATCTGGAAGCCCTTGTTCATTGCCTATAAAGGTCTCTCCTCTATCAGGGTTGGAAGAAAAGCGCTTTTTGCGGGGAGAACGTCCCCTATCGTCTGGTCGCTGAACCCTTTGAGCGCCCGCTTGATAGACCCACTCGGGTGTAAAAACACCGGGGTGAACCCGAAGGATAACTTTTTTATTGTATTGGGCGGCCGTTTGAAAAACTTCATCGAGATAACTCCAGACATAATGACCTTCCACAGGCTCTAGGGTCCACCATTTAACCCGGGGACTTATTCCTCGAACATACGGAGAATTTAACCCTGTTGGATTAAAAGGTTCCTCCATTTTATTCAGGACATAAACCCCATAACCTTCGCTAGAGATGCCACTCATCTCCGTTCCTTCTTCCTGCGGTGAGTCTGTCGAATCCATAAAAGCTAAAGAAGAAGTAGGGACACAGCAGGTTGTGCCGGTACGGGATGAAGGGACAGAAGGTAGAAAACAAAAAACAAAAAGTAAAGAAAAGAAGAAAAAAAACCTCTTTCTGATTAATAACCAAAATTGCATATATCTTCTTTGATTTTATTCTATATGGGTAAGTCCTGTCGCAAGCAATAATTGAATCACAGGAACTCCATTTTCAACTCTTTCCTTCTCCATACGTGTCCAATAAAGCCAGCTATCTGGATATCGCGCAACATAATACTCCAATTGTGTGAAGTAATTCTGGACAATTCCTTTGAAGACTTCCTCATCTTCTTGCTGGACTTTGATAGGTTCCTTAAAAACAAAATGATGGGTTCCGTCTTCCCGTCGGATTACAAAGCTTAGAACTATAGGCGCACCGCTTTTTGCAGCCATAAGAACAGGTCCAAGCGGCGCTTTCAGCTTGACATTAAAGAAGTTGACTAAGGTGAATTTTTTTCCTAGAGGTCCGTCCCCGGCTGCACTGATAACTCGATTTTCTGCCAGGGATCGATACTGGTTTATAACTGCAGAAACCAGGGATTTTGAGGAGGTAATAATCTGGAAATTTCCTCGTTCTTTCCAGATCGAAGATCTGAGGTCTAAGATTTTCTGGGAAATCCAGGGACTTGCCCCTTTCGTCCCTGTTAATACCAGGATAGGACTCATTTTGTAGCCTTTATAGGTCAGATAAGTAGCTATCAGATTGGCAGAGCTAAAATGAAAATTTACTCCTACAACACCTTTCCCTTCGGCTAAGGCCTGATCTAGATAACTTATCCCTTCATTGCTACAGGCGTCAAAATATTTTTTATAATCCTCTCTCGCCATAATAAAGAGATCGGTATAGGCCTTTTGTTTATGGATATAAATACCCCGTACAACGGCTTTTTTCTCCTGAAAATTAAGTTTATCTCCCAAAACCATATCCAGATTATGGATTATTTTACGTTTTTGTTTAGAAGGGACAAACAAGTAATGGATACTACCCAGTAAGGTGGCTATCTGATAACCGATCCGGAAAGGTAAAACTTGAATTAGCCAGCGATAGGGATAATAAACCAGAAGTAAAGAAAAATCCTTAAGATAGCGCTTTATGGGGAATTCTTTCATAGAGTTTGACTGAGCTCACCAGAGGTTTTAATCGGTTATTCCGGGAATTACCTGCATTACAGGAACTCCATTCTCAAAACCTTCCTTCTCCATGCGTGCCCAATGGGTCCAATAATCGGGATGCTGGGAAATATAATGCTCTAAATGCCGGATATATTCCTGAACAGCTCCTTTTAAGATTTCTTCCTCCTCTCCCTCGACCTGAATCGGTTCTTTAAAGACGAAATATTGCGTAAAGTCTTTTTGCAAAATCACAAAACCAGGAACTATCCCTGCGCCGCTTTTTGCAGCCATGAGGACAGGTCCCAGAGGAACTTTTAGTTTTACATTAAAAAAGTCTACCAGAGTAAATCTTTTCCCAAGTGCCCCATCTCCCGTTGCATCGATAATTTGATTCTGCTTTAAGCACTCATACTGAATTCTAACTAAAGACAACAGAGATTTCAAGGAGGTAATAACTTGATAATTTCCCCGTGTTTTCCAGATGGAACTTTTAATACCCAGGACCTTTTGTGAAACCCAGGGGCTGGTATCCTTGAGATGGGTGGGCAATACCAGTAAAGGAGTTATTTTATAACCTCGATAAGCTAAATAGGCTGAAACCAGATTAACAGGACCAAAATGAAAGGTGACGACTACTAAACCTTTACCTCGAGATAAAACTTCGTCTATATAATTCAGACCTTCTACCTTACAGGCCCGGAAATACTTCCCATAATCTTTTCTTCCCATAATAAAAAGATCCATGAGGATCCTGTGTTTAGTAGCATAAAAACGTTTTAAAATAGTTTTCTTTTCTTGAAGGTTAAACTTATCGCCAAAAATGAGATTTAAGTTAGTAAGAATTTGATGTTTTTGTTTAGGGGAAGCGAAGAGATATTGGATATTTCCCAATAAAGTAGCCAGCTTATAGCTAATCCGAAAGGGTAAAGTCTGGATTAGCCAACGATAGGGAAAATAAACCAGCAAAAGCAGGAGGTTTTTGAAATACAGCTTCATGTTAATGATCCGGAGCGCCCTTGAACCCGGTACCCGGTTTTGTGAAATCGTATATGCACCTGTATAACAGAGGTTACGGCTTAAGACCTTAACACAGGCACAGCATGCTGTGTCCCTGCTACTTTGTAAAGTTAATGCTGTGTAACGCTCTGCCCTCACCCCAGGCCCCTCTCCTACGCTGCGGAGAGGGGTGAGAAGATCTCTGGGTTAGCTTCTGGTGAACCCCTTCTTCCGAAGCTTCGGGAGAGGGGTGCTTTGGGAGTTGGCCTGTTTAAGGACTAAATCTCTATTCGTCCTATTCGATGAGATTCGGTCTCAACAAATTGTTCTGCCACCCCTTGTACCCATATAACCGATCATTTGGATGCTCGGCAATCCCATAGGCGAGTTAGATAAATACTCCCGGGCAATACCCTTTAGCCTACCTGATCGGTCAAGTGCATAATTCCTGCCAGAAGTGGATTTTTATGGATTGCCTACTTCATAAGTTCAAGGGTAAGAATCGAAATCTTCGGGAACTTTGAACGTGTCTTTAAGGCAAGGGGAAAATGGAGGTTTTAAGTGGGATCGGAGAGATCAATGAAAAAGCCTAACTTCCTCCCTCCTGTCCTACAGAACCAGGAAGATGAAAGTTAGGCCGATAAAAGCTACTTTATAAAGGTTGAATTATCGTGGAACACATAAACAAACGAAGTTTTTCTGGGCATACTCTTTCCCGTTAAAAGGCACCAGGCAATTAAAGGTATCAGTTACATTCTTACCGGGAACATAACCTGAAGAATATTGTCTTCTCCCCCTCTTTGCTGATGTGGGTACACCGCAGACAAATAGCTGAGCCGTTGCACCTGACTTACTTCCTTCAGCTCCCGCATAAACCGGAGCCTGACCGGCTCTGGTACAGGTCGTATCGCAATTGGTTCCAGGAGGTGCAGCTAACCAACTATAGTTGGCAGCCCAAACCAGATCTTCTACTAAAGAAATTCCTGTCAGTAAAACAGCTAAAGAGGCAATTAAAATTTTCGTTTTCATAGCTAACCTCCCTTTTTAGAGAAAAATTATAAAAACTGCCCACCTTCGATCCCTTTATAAGAAGACGCACAAATAACTTTAAGGTTTCTAGGCTGATAAAGAAATGTCTCCTGGGCTTACTTCTCATTAACCTCCCTTGTAGGAAAAAATTTCTTTCCCTACAAGGGATTTCCTCCTTAGAAGGATAAATTATCGAGGAACACACAAGCAAACAAAGCTTTGTATGACGTTTTCTTTTCCATTAAAAGGTACATTGCAGGTCGTTGTTGCCACTACATTCTTACCGGGGACAAATCCGGAGGAATATTGTTGTCTCTGTCTCTGATATATTTTAACATCCACGCCACAGACGTAAAGTTGCGTAGCTGCACCTGATTTGCTCCCCTCGGTTCCAGAATACACCGCGACCTGACCGGCTCTTCCGCAAGTGGTATCACAGTTGGTTCCCTGGGCAGGTATCCAGGTGTAATTGGCGGCTAAAGTACTCTGGGAGAATAAAAAAATTCCTACCACCAGCAAAGAGGGTACTAAAACTTTGGTTTTCATAGGAGCCTCCTTTTTATCCGAAAGGTTAACAGTTGTTTTACTAACTTTTGTTAATTAAACGGATTATTACGGAGGCTAGATACTAACGTTTTTTTATTCTTCCGTCAATCAAAAAGTTTATAAATTTTCTCCGGGTAACGGTATTTTTTCTTCAAAACCGCCAGGTCATTGACGCAAAAACCAATCTATCCAGGACGGCAACTTCACTTTCAGCATGGGGATCAACAAGATTTTGACCCGTTACGGCGACTTCAAGGGTATCATTCAAGAAAGTTTTAGCCACTCGAACATCCAATCGGGTGTATGGAGGCAAGGAAATAGTTGGATCGGAGAGGGGCGCAGTATGATCCACGTAGCTTAACTGAAGATTGGTCGAAAACCCATTTGGAAACTTAGCCCTCAATCCCAGATTGACTTTATGCCGGGGCGTTGACTTATCCAGATCTCCGGGGCGCAAAGCGCCCTCATCGCTAATATCAATAAACTCATAGGTATAATTGGCTCTTCCCTGTAACCAGTCTGTTAAAGGGGTCATGACCTCTAATTCAACTCCCTTGGAAAAACCATTAAATCCATCACTGATAAAAGTAGCTCGTGTGACCCCTGGAGGAGGTGGTGCAGGAGCGCTCCTGGGGAATTTGTCGATATCATTATAGTAGAGTTCTACGTTAAGGCGGAGTTTATCCCACAGATAAGTCCGGTAGCCTATTTCATAGGCGGTATTAATTGCAGAATCCAGGTTTGGGTTGGAAAGTCGAGCAACGATGGCACCGGTTGGTAGAGTTACCCGGGTTTCATTAAAGACCTCAAATTGGGAGGGGGGTAGGATGGCCTGTCCCATAGCAAATCGAAAGGTATGATTCTTCCAGGGAGTATAAAGGAGAGTTCCTCGGGGGGCCACATCGGTTCCAGAAAGAGTATTATCCTGAACCCGTATTCCGGCAACCAAAGTTAACTGATCTGATGGTTTGTATTCATCCTGAATATAGAAGCCCAAGGCGCTATCCTGGCGACTGTGGATATTACCCTGGGGAGCATCCAAAAAATCCAGAATATAATCTCCACCGAATACCAATTGATGTTGGGGGAGGAAAGAGAAGTTATATTGAAATTCTGCACCCAAAGTATCCATATCAAACTCTCGAATCCCGGAGACGGGATTCAAGAAGATGAACTTTGCGTTGGTGACATTCCAGTATCCTTGAACAAAAAGAGTTGAAGTGGGAGAAAACCGATTTTCATACCAACTCTGTAGGAAAAAACTTTCGAACTCTTCATGACCCGGTTCTCCGGCCGGATTTGCAGGAACGGGAAAACTTCCGGATCGGTCTCCGGTAAGATAACCTGTGGAGAGATGAAAATCTGAATCTTCAGACAGGTGATATTTAGCCCGAAAGGTCGCCTTGGGAATACGTTTTGCGTCCTCTAAGGGAGTTCCCTGCAGGCTCTTATCGAAACCGGTATCCTGTTCATAACTGGTGGAGAGCCGATAGGAAAATTTATCATTATACACCTGATCATAAATGAGCGTTGCGAGGCCTAATTCCTCATTACCTCCAAGG includes:
- a CDS encoding FG-GAP-like repeat-containing protein, which encodes MLAAVQTDGPLVGAVTDTSAKVFVRTDSAASVVIEFSEDAALTSPLQTAPVLTGTDTDFTTLITLNGLKPETRYSYRVLVDGFPQQITPFPSFTTFPPPGTARDFRFAILADLINTKKYPTVPAPVYTQVTAESPAFILQIGDFDHRDPQTLEEMRRMHREVRGLYTASGFDFFYYLAPRFPLFHVYDDHDYGTNNGDKTFPGRADAIRAFREYYPSPDLANPTGGIWYKFTYGQAEFFMLDLRSQRDPSTDPDGPEKSMLDGDHIPDGQKDWLKAGLLASTARWKFLISTVCFNPTCKPRDSWGAYNTERIEILDFIRQNNIQGVILISADLHSGGGIDDGTFAGLPELNVPHTNLLSGDSGPKGTWSEGIISGNNGNAGYGLVTVLTNPDRIVLEAKGVQGELRKRLVIPTFTDVTLSSGLSPEGYTFGNPIWGDFNNDGNLDLFVDNHYELAPRLYQNNGNGTFTNIQQNSGIVAEQDYHGSAWGDFDNDGDLDLFITIGASNGTDVGGKRDRFYLNTGAGHFRDITLLAGVPNAFGRGRSVAWGDYDNDGYLDLLIGNLDTPLVLYRNNGNGTFTDVTAQAGLGGLQYPECAFADYDKDGFPDILCVGDGPDILLKNNKHGKFKNVTEAAGLGPLTNGKGIAWGDYNNDGNLDLFISRGFNDQNGSLSWNASVVSFTDKITGHTGTGFDFQTSAESLTFDLYVGKNHQPTLVFIGQGGIHPGEIPFSITGDSSLGQPIYVPGVNLGFFIWADNLDGTSSTRIWHVRWSGDGNGNYQFYGVITGCCLTSITPLQGFLRITPSSQAQILKDTLYRNNGDGTFTDVTDQAGVGSTSNNNAAVWGDFDNDGYLDLYVVNSGSASAGDAPNYLYRNNRDGTFTNVASLRGVEALGEGRGRGAAWGDYDNDGFLDLFVTNGQDPFPFQKGPHFLYHNEGNGNNWLKIKLIGTLSDRQGLGTKVQIKSGQTIQYREANGGGGGHYLSQGAGPLHFGLGQITLVDRISIEWPSGIKQTLKNVPVNQEITIIEGQ
- a CDS encoding beta-galactosidase, which translates into the protein MSGISSEGYGVYVLNKMEEPFNPTGLNSPYVRGISPRVKWWTLEPVEGHYVWSYLDEVFQTAAQYNKKVILRVHPGVFTPEWVYQAGAQRVQRPDDRGRSPRKKRFSSNPDRGETFIGNEQGLPDGGPPVQDRLPSLPVPWDPVYLAKWTNFIDNLGKRYRANPNLYAVAVAGPTVTSVEFHLRGKEKDWESFGYTPAKLLDAWKQCIDAYARAFPNKAIVLNMAFQILGNRELPQQIIDYGLGTYKSRLFIQGNWLSANTSPERLKVLQQFSKQTTIGFQMLGTANRVGNLRKAIENGLAGGASYLEIYEFDVVNPEFREDIQFAATQLQRVSVKSSEFQKSGTSKSSETIDNGTSTLEGSKPLGNELSTSTIRQLTQQLRQARRALSTRDLPKSIEEFQEARNTLDLLQKDYPQVGDQLLEAQTKLNQIIDHLHRNNLPEARRLYRETLQILRSAKIEVLNESPLEK
- a CDS encoding lysophospholipid acyltransferase family protein, which encodes MKEFPIKRYLKDFSLLLVYYPYRWLIQVLPFRIGYQIATLLGSIHYLFVPSKQKRKIIHNLDMVLGDKLNFQEKKAVVRGIYIHKQKAYTDLFIMAREDYKKYFDACSNEGISYLDQALAEGKGVVGVNFHFSSANLIATYLTYKGYKMSPILVLTGTKGASPWISQKILDLRSSIWKERGNFQIITSSKSLVSAVINQYRSLAENRVISAAGDGPLGKKFTLVNFFNVKLKAPLGPVLMAAKSGAPIVLSFVIRREDGTHHFVFKEPIKVQQEDEEVFKGIVQNYFTQLEYYVARYPDSWLYWTRMEKERVENGVPVIQLLLATGLTHIE
- a CDS encoding lysophospholipid acyltransferase family protein, whose translation is MKLYFKNLLLLLVYFPYRWLIQTLPFRISYKLATLLGNIQYLFASPKQKHQILTNLNLIFGDKFNLQEKKTILKRFYATKHRILMDLFIMGRKDYGKYFRACKVEGLNYIDEVLSRGKGLVVVTFHFGPVNLVSAYLAYRGYKITPLLVLPTHLKDTSPWVSQKVLGIKSSIWKTRGNYQVITSLKSLLSLVRIQYECLKQNQIIDATGDGALGKRFTLVDFFNVKLKVPLGPVLMAAKSGAGIVPGFVILQKDFTQYFVFKEPIQVEGEEEEILKGAVQEYIRHLEHYISQHPDYWTHWARMEKEGFENGVPVMQVIPGITD
- a CDS encoding TonB-dependent receptor, which codes for MKSIRPGHSTWKCETFWVRLLEGTFFLLSFISYLLTPQILAQVISEDRSIFREEEFFRVEQLVAIGSRRLQHLSESPSAVSVITADDIRQSGATNVIDLFRMIPGMDVITLDGPRSVVSARGFASETARTMLVMIDRRIIFLHQQGGTFWRTFPLSLEDIERIEILRGPGSTLYGINAFTGVINIITKDPEKYKGWTLSSTLGGNEELGLATLIYDQVYNDKFSYRLSTSYEQDTGFDKSLQGTPLEDAKRIPKATFRAKYHLSEDSDFHLSTGYLTGDRSGSFPVPANPAGEPGHEEFESFFLQSWYENRFSPTSTLFVQGYWNVTNAKFIFLNPVSGIREFDMDTLGAEFQYNFSFLPQHQLVFGGDYILDFLDAPQGNIHSRQDSALGFYIQDEYKPSDQLTLVAGIRVQDNTLSGTDVAPRGTLLYTPWKNHTFRFAMGQAILPPSQFEVFNETRVTLPTGAIVARLSNPNLDSAINTAYEIGYRTYLWDKLRLNVELYYNDIDKFPRSAPAPPPPGVTRATFISDGFNGFSKGVELEVMTPLTDWLQGRANYTYEFIDISDEGALRPGDLDKSTPRHKVNLGLRAKFPNGFSTNLQLSYVDHTAPLSDPTISLPPYTRLDVRVAKTFLNDTLEVAVTGQNLVDPHAESEVAVLDRLVFASMTWRF